A genomic segment from Desulfuromonadales bacterium encodes:
- a CDS encoding acyl-CoA dehydrogenase family protein: protein MADLCNVDFLQLDDLLSEREKSLRSRVRTMVEREVIPHIAGWYERAEFPRHLIAHLAELGLPGMKLKEFGGASSVEYGLACRELERGDSGLRSYLSVTSSLVMHPISVFGSAQQKARWLPALARGEAIGCFALTEPEAGSDPSHLKTFARRDGDDWRLSGLKRWISFGSIADVALVWAQTEEGIRGFLVETSTPGFSARQIPHMASLRASVTSTLILDDVRVPAAARLPGAEGLKAALSCLNEGRLGIAWGAMGAAAACFEAARDYAVRRVQFGRPIAAFQLTQRKLAAMLTEIVKGELLAWRIARLRDEEKARPEQISLAKMNNVAEALNIAREARSILGGNGVSLDFHVIRHMNNLESVYTYEGTHEIHTLILGAAITGINAFGGVETEGS, encoded by the coding sequence ATGGCGGATTTGTGCAATGTCGATTTTCTGCAACTCGACGACCTGCTGAGCGAGAGGGAGAAGTCCCTCCGGAGCAGGGTCCGGACGATGGTGGAGCGGGAGGTCATCCCGCACATCGCCGGGTGGTACGAACGGGCCGAGTTCCCTCGGCACCTGATCGCGCACCTGGCGGAGCTGGGGCTGCCGGGAATGAAGCTGAAGGAGTTCGGCGGGGCGAGCAGCGTCGAGTACGGCCTCGCCTGCCGGGAGCTGGAGCGCGGGGACAGCGGCCTGCGCAGCTACCTGTCGGTCACCTCCTCCCTGGTGATGCACCCGATTTCGGTCTTCGGCTCGGCGCAGCAGAAGGCGCGCTGGCTGCCCGCGCTCGCCCGGGGGGAAGCGATCGGCTGCTTCGCCCTGACCGAGCCGGAGGCCGGCTCCGACCCGTCGCACCTGAAGACCTTCGCGCGCCGCGACGGCGACGACTGGCGCCTCTCCGGCCTCAAGCGCTGGATCTCCTTCGGCTCGATCGCCGACGTCGCCCTGGTCTGGGCGCAGACCGAGGAGGGGATCCGCGGCTTTCTGGTGGAGACCTCCACCCCCGGCTTCTCGGCCCGGCAGATACCGCACATGGCGTCGCTGCGCGCTTCGGTGACCTCCACCCTGATCCTCGACGACGTGCGGGTTCCCGCAGCCGCCCGCCTGCCCGGAGCGGAAGGGCTCAAGGCCGCCCTCAGCTGCCTCAACGAGGGACGCCTCGGCATCGCCTGGGGGGCGATGGGCGCCGCCGCCGCCTGTTTCGAGGCGGCCCGCGACTACGCCGTGCGCCGGGTCCAGTTCGGACGGCCGATCGCCGCCTTCCAGCTCACCCAGCGCAAGCTGGCGGCGATGCTCACCGAGATTGTCAAGGGAGAGCTGCTCGCCTGGCGCATCGCCCGCCTGCGCGACGAGGAGAAGGCGCGGCCGGAGCAGATTTCGCTGGCCAAGATGAACAACGTCGCCGAAGCGCTGAACATCGCCCGCGAGGCCCGCAGCATCCTCGGCGGCAACGGGGTCAGCCTCGACTTTCACGTCATCCGCCACATGAACAACCTGGAGAGCGTCTACACCTACGAGGGGACACACGAGATCCACACCCTGATCCTCGGCGCGGCGATTACGGGGATAAATGCCTTCGGGGGAGTGGAGACGGAGGGTTCGTAG
- a CDS encoding saccharopine dehydrogenase C-terminal domain-containing protein: MERKLRAMVLGSGLMGPAAALHLMADPGVAGAVIGDRDRRRLAAVRRRLAPFPGSGKLEFQVIDVMTGQAEVVRRFAEVDVIVSALPQPASAPAIRAAAEARRPLVDLTLPPAGEWLELHRRAEAAGVPVVIGCGVDPGLAEIAARHLAERLDRVEELHLYCGGIPERPQPPLGYRIVFGGKELPLREDEAAVVEKGELRLVPRYSGVETLHFPEIGEVEAYHEGFAPWLLEYPALQGLRRGTQKTLRWPGYAAKAALLRELGLLGRKPLAVDGVEVPPIRLLNALLGPQVQLPRGARDITLFRVEASGVEASRPRHYRLEGVIHPDPARRLTAMARVTAITAAVTALLIGRGELQEIGLLTPERAIHGPLFDRLFEELAAAGIRFELMTEKTEPVC, from the coding sequence ATGGAGCGGAAGCTGCGAGCAATGGTTCTGGGCAGCGGGCTGATGGGTCCGGCGGCGGCTCTGCACCTGATGGCCGATCCCGGCGTTGCGGGGGCGGTGATCGGCGACCGCGACCGGCGCCGGCTGGCGGCGGTCCGCAGGCGGCTGGCGCCCTTTCCCGGCAGCGGCAAGCTGGAGTTTCAGGTCATCGACGTGATGACCGGACAGGCCGAGGTCGTCCGCCGTTTTGCCGAAGTCGACGTGATCGTTTCGGCGCTGCCGCAGCCGGCCAGCGCCCCGGCAATTCGGGCCGCGGCCGAAGCGCGCCGCCCTCTGGTCGATCTGACACTGCCCCCTGCCGGCGAGTGGCTGGAACTGCATCGGCGGGCCGAGGCGGCGGGGGTGCCGGTGGTCATCGGCTGCGGCGTCGATCCGGGCCTGGCCGAGATTGCCGCCCGCCACCTTGCGGAGAGGCTCGACCGGGTCGAGGAGCTGCACCTCTACTGCGGCGGCATTCCGGAGCGGCCGCAGCCGCCGCTGGGCTACCGGATCGTCTTCGGCGGGAAGGAACTGCCGCTGCGCGAGGATGAGGCCGCGGTCGTCGAGAAGGGCGAGCTGCGGCTCGTCCCTCGCTATTCCGGGGTGGAGACGCTCCATTTTCCGGAGATCGGGGAGGTGGAAGCCTATCACGAGGGCTTTGCCCCCTGGCTGCTGGAGTACCCCGCCCTGCAGGGGTTGCGCCGGGGCACCCAGAAGACCCTGCGCTGGCCCGGCTACGCCGCCAAAGCGGCTCTGCTGCGGGAGCTGGGCCTGCTCGGTCGGAAACCGCTGGCGGTGGACGGGGTGGAGGTGCCGCCGATCCGGCTGCTGAATGCCCTGCTCGGGCCGCAAGTGCAACTGCCGCGGGGAGCGCGGGATATTACCCTTTTCCGGGTCGAGGCGAGCGGGGTCGAGGCCAGTCGGCCGCGGCACTACCGCCTGGAGGGGGTCATCCATCCCGACCCGGCTCGGAGGCTCACTGCCATGGCCCGGGTTACCGCCATCACCGCGGCAGTCACGGCGCTGCTGATCGGACGCGGCGAACTGCAGGAGATCGGCCTGCTCACCCCGGAGCGGGCGATTCACGGTCCTCTCTTCGACCGGCTCTTCGAGGAACTTGCCGCCGCCGGCATCCGCTTCGAGCTGATGACGGAGAAGACCGAGCCGGTGTGTTAA
- the gpmA gene encoding 2,3-diphosphoglycerate-dependent phosphoglycerate mutase, whose translation MLKLVLLRHGQSTWNRENRFTGWTDVGLSEQGVAEAKAAADLLLRHGFVFDLCFTSYLKRAIKTLWIVLEGMDLMWLPVHNHWRLNERHYGALQGLNKEETAQQAGPEQVHLWRRSFDVPPPALDPNDERHPRFDPRYISLSPDELPATESLRDTIARVLPYWQSAIVPELKLGKRVLIAAHGNSLRGLVKHLDQISDADIPGVEIPTGKPLVYELDGELQVVERYYLEEKAR comes from the coding sequence ATGCTCAAGCTCGTCTTATTGCGTCACGGCCAGAGTACCTGGAACCGGGAGAACCGCTTCACCGGCTGGACCGACGTCGGTCTCTCGGAGCAGGGGGTGGCCGAGGCGAAAGCAGCCGCTGATCTGCTGCTGCGGCACGGCTTCGTCTTCGACCTCTGCTTCACCTCCTATCTCAAGCGGGCCATCAAGACGCTCTGGATCGTCCTCGAGGGGATGGACCTCATGTGGTTGCCGGTGCACAACCACTGGCGGCTCAACGAGCGCCACTACGGCGCGCTGCAGGGGTTGAACAAGGAAGAGACGGCGCAGCAGGCCGGGCCGGAGCAGGTCCACCTCTGGCGGCGCAGCTTCGATGTGCCGCCGCCCGCCCTCGACCCGAACGATGAACGCCATCCCCGCTTCGATCCCCGCTACATCTCCCTTTCCCCGGACGAGCTTCCGGCAACCGAAAGCCTAAGGGACACCATAGCGCGGGTCCTCCCCTATTGGCAGTCGGCGATCGTCCCCGAGCTGAAGCTGGGAAAGCGGGTGCTCATTGCGGCGCACGGCAACAGCCTGCGCGGGCTGGTCAAGCATCTGGATCAAATTTCGGACGCGGACATTCCAGGGGTCGAGATTCCCACCGGCAAGCCGCTCGTCTACGAACTGGACGGCGAGTTGCAGGTGGTGGAGAGGTATTATCTGGAAGAGAAAGCCCGGTAA
- a CDS encoding transporter — protein sequence MRRLISLLLMGLASALLPADPVRAFDLPPVNLGATSFLDGAPPSGPGLYFQQYLQYYTADEFQDKDGDRALPPFVTKNDLDVWVSLTQLVYQSDQELLWGGKWGMNVIVPYVSIDLEMTPPLLRDNGSGLGDIVVGPFLQWDPVMGKSGPLFMHRIELQMLLPTGKYDDDKDLNPGSNFFSFNPYWAGTVFLTPKWTGSWRLHYLWNAENNDPNDVRAVDDSQAGQAVHANFASAYEVLPGQLRLGLNGYYLKQITASEVDGHDVSGRERVFAVGPGLLWHLSRDSHLFFNAYFETAAENRTEGERFTLRFVHHF from the coding sequence ATGAGACGTCTGATTTCCTTGTTGTTGATGGGGCTGGCGAGCGCACTGCTGCCGGCCGACCCGGTACGGGCCTTCGACCTGCCCCCGGTGAACCTGGGGGCGACGAGTTTTCTCGACGGCGCGCCGCCGTCCGGCCCCGGCCTCTACTTTCAGCAGTACCTGCAGTACTACACCGCCGATGAGTTCCAGGACAAGGATGGCGACCGGGCGCTGCCCCCGTTCGTCACCAAAAACGACCTCGACGTCTGGGTCAGCCTGACGCAGCTGGTCTACCAGTCGGACCAGGAACTGCTCTGGGGCGGCAAATGGGGGATGAACGTGATCGTTCCCTATGTCAGCATCGACCTCGAAATGACGCCGCCGCTGCTGCGGGACAATGGATCGGGGCTGGGGGATATCGTGGTCGGTCCCTTCCTGCAGTGGGACCCGGTCATGGGGAAGAGCGGCCCGCTCTTCATGCACCGCATCGAACTGCAGATGCTCCTGCCGACCGGCAAGTACGATGACGACAAGGACCTCAACCCGGGAAGCAACTTCTTCTCCTTTAACCCCTACTGGGCCGGCACCGTTTTCCTGACGCCGAAGTGGACCGGCTCCTGGCGTCTGCACTATCTCTGGAATGCCGAAAACAACGACCCGAATGATGTGCGTGCGGTCGACGACAGTCAGGCCGGCCAGGCCGTGCACGCCAACTTCGCCTCCGCCTATGAAGTGCTGCCCGGGCAGCTGCGTCTCGGCCTCAACGGCTACTACCTGAAGCAGATAACCGCCAGCGAAGTCGACGGCCACGACGTTTCGGGCCGGGAGCGGGTCTTCGCCGTCGGCCCCGGCCTGCTCTGGCACCTCTCCCGCGACAGCCACCTCTTCTTCAATGCCTATTTCGAGACCGCCGCCGAGAACCGCACCGAGGGCGAGCGGTTCACCCTGCGTTTCGTCCACCACTTCTGA
- a CDS encoding NADPH:quinone reductase, with protein sequence MKAIRVHEFGDPEVMRLEEVPDLIPGRGEVLVQIQAIGVNPVDTYIRSGTYPARPTLPYTPGLDAAGVIEAVGEGVGHRRAGEWVYVAGSLSGTYAEQVLCREDQTHPLPETISFAQGAAVGVPYGAAWYALFSRAAARPGEFVLVHGASGGVGTACVQLARAAGMRVIGTAGTDEGRKLVLEQGAHHVLDHRAAGYLEAIPGLTCEHGIDVVLEMLANVNLGRDLKALAMGGRIAVIGSRGTVEIDPRDTMGRNGSILGMVLFNATEAETRSMHAALGAGLENGTLRPVVGRELPLVEAAAAHRAVLEPGAYGKIVLVP encoded by the coding sequence ATGAAAGCGATTCGTGTCCACGAATTTGGCGACCCGGAAGTCATGCGCCTGGAAGAGGTTCCCGACCTCATCCCCGGCCGGGGCGAGGTGCTGGTACAGATCCAGGCGATCGGCGTCAACCCGGTCGATACCTATATCCGCTCCGGCACCTACCCTGCCCGGCCCACCCTCCCCTACACCCCCGGACTGGATGCGGCCGGTGTGATCGAGGCGGTCGGCGAGGGGGTTGGTCACCGCCGGGCCGGTGAGTGGGTCTACGTCGCCGGCAGCCTCTCCGGCACCTACGCCGAGCAGGTGCTCTGCCGGGAAGATCAGACCCACCCCCTGCCGGAGACGATCTCCTTCGCCCAGGGGGCGGCCGTCGGCGTCCCCTACGGCGCCGCCTGGTACGCCCTGTTTTCGCGCGCCGCGGCCCGGCCGGGCGAGTTCGTGCTGGTACACGGCGCCAGCGGCGGGGTCGGCACCGCTTGCGTACAGCTGGCCCGGGCCGCCGGCATGCGGGTGATCGGCACCGCCGGCACCGATGAAGGTCGAAAACTGGTTCTGGAACAGGGGGCGCACCATGTGCTCGACCACCGCGCCGCCGGTTACCTGGAAGCCATCCCCGGCCTCACCTGCGAGCACGGCATCGACGTGGTGCTGGAGATGCTGGCCAACGTCAACCTCGGGCGGGACCTGAAGGCTCTCGCAATGGGGGGGCGGATCGCCGTCATCGGCAGCCGCGGCACGGTCGAGATCGACCCCCGCGACACCATGGGACGCAACGGTTCGATCCTCGGCATGGTCCTCTTCAACGCCACCGAGGCCGAAACAAGAAGCATGCACGCGGCCCTGGGCGCCGGACTGGAGAATGGTACCCTGCGCCCCGTCGTCGGCCGGGAGCTGCCGCTGGTCGAGGCAGCGGCCGCCCACCGGGCGGTGCTGGAGCCGGGGGCCTACGGCAAGATCGTGCTGGTGCCATAG
- a CDS encoding pirin family protein: MITLRKSAERGHFRADWLDSRHSFSFDTYHDPAHMGFRTLRVINEDRVAPGAGFPLHPHRDMEIVTFILAGALEHRDDLGHREIIHAGEVQRITAGTGIRHSEANPSATAEVHLLQIWLLPEEKGLAPSYETRRFDALDGNSLRLLASRDGRGGSAVIHQDVSLYAGALAAGSRLEHLLLPGRHAWLQVTGGELTLNGIPLAAGDGAAASAESELELAAFSETAFLLFDLA; encoded by the coding sequence ATGATCACCCTGCGCAAATCGGCAGAAAGAGGCCACTTCCGGGCCGACTGGCTCGACAGCCGCCACTCCTTCTCCTTCGATACCTACCACGACCCGGCGCACATGGGCTTTCGCACCCTGCGGGTCATCAACGAGGACCGGGTGGCGCCCGGCGCCGGCTTTCCGCTGCACCCGCACCGCGACATGGAGATCGTCACCTTCATCCTCGCGGGGGCGCTGGAACACCGCGACGACCTCGGCCACCGGGAAATCATCCACGCCGGCGAGGTGCAGCGGATCACTGCCGGCACCGGCATCCGCCACAGCGAAGCCAACCCCTCGGCGACCGCTGAGGTCCACCTGCTGCAGATCTGGCTTCTTCCCGAAGAGAAGGGGCTGGCGCCGAGCTACGAGACACGGCGGTTCGACGCTCTCGACGGCAACAGTCTGCGCCTGCTGGCCTCGCGCGACGGCCGCGGGGGCTCGGCCGTCATCCATCAGGACGTCAGCCTTTATGCCGGCGCCCTGGCCGCCGGCAGCCGCCTGGAGCATCTCCTGCTGCCGGGACGTCACGCCTGGCTGCAGGTGACCGGCGGCGAGCTGACCCTGAACGGCATACCGCTGGCGGCCGGGGACGGCGCGGCCGCCAGCGCGGAGAGCGAACTGGAACTGGCGGCCTTCAGCGAAACCGCCTTCCTCCTCTTCGACCTCGCCTGA